The Mycolicibacterium flavescens genome has a segment encoding these proteins:
- a CDS encoding NAD-dependent aldehyde dehydrogenase, with product MADVRFESKMMIDGKLVDGEAGTFTNINPATEEVLGEVADASKADMHRAIDAARRAFDETNWSTDHAFRQRCLLQLQEALESEQEELREELILEVGCPRAITHGPQLDAPLSDALKYPARLIDEYPWETSLGDALVSVTGVNTTRKVWREPVGVVGAIVPWNFPFEVTIQKIGQALGTGNTVVLKPAPNTPYNATRLGRLIAENTDIPPGVVNVVTASDHFVGEELTLSPKVDLISFTGSTVVGRRIMEKGAATMKRLFLELGGKSATIVLEDADFALGCMMGIAPCMHAGQGCANPTRLLLPRSRYDEGVEILKGIYEGVAPGDPQDLGTLCGPIISDKQRGRIRGYIDKGVEEGATLLVGGAEAPDGMDRGFFVKPTLFVNVDNAMTIAQEEIFGPVLSVIPFDDEDDAVRIANDSPYGLAGNVMAGTLDRALSVARRLRAGFIGLNGTAGYGADTPFGGYKASGIGRQNGVAGFDQYTEIKSVAYPAGS from the coding sequence ATGGCTGACGTTCGCTTCGAATCGAAGATGATGATCGACGGCAAGCTCGTCGACGGTGAGGCAGGCACCTTCACCAACATCAACCCGGCCACCGAGGAGGTGCTCGGCGAGGTCGCCGATGCCTCGAAGGCCGATATGCACCGCGCGATCGACGCGGCGCGGCGAGCGTTCGACGAGACGAATTGGTCCACGGATCATGCGTTTCGGCAACGGTGCCTGCTGCAGCTTCAGGAGGCACTCGAGTCCGAGCAGGAAGAGCTGCGCGAGGAACTCATCCTCGAGGTGGGCTGTCCGCGTGCCATCACCCACGGCCCCCAACTCGATGCGCCGTTATCCGACGCCCTGAAGTACCCGGCCCGGCTGATCGACGAATATCCCTGGGAGACATCACTGGGCGATGCGCTCGTGTCGGTCACCGGGGTCAACACCACCCGCAAGGTCTGGCGCGAGCCCGTCGGCGTGGTCGGGGCGATCGTGCCGTGGAACTTCCCCTTCGAGGTCACCATCCAGAAGATCGGGCAAGCCCTCGGTACGGGTAACACCGTCGTACTCAAGCCGGCGCCCAACACCCCGTACAACGCCACCCGGTTGGGGCGGCTGATTGCCGAGAACACCGACATCCCACCGGGTGTCGTCAACGTCGTCACCGCCTCGGATCACTTCGTCGGTGAAGAACTCACCCTGTCACCGAAGGTGGACCTGATCTCGTTCACCGGATCCACCGTCGTCGGCAGGCGGATCATGGAGAAGGGCGCGGCGACGATGAAGCGGTTGTTCCTCGAACTGGGCGGCAAGTCGGCGACCATCGTGCTCGAGGACGCGGACTTCGCGCTGGGCTGCATGATGGGCATCGCGCCGTGTATGCACGCGGGTCAGGGCTGCGCCAACCCGACCCGGCTGCTTCTGCCGCGTTCGCGCTACGACGAAGGCGTCGAAATCCTCAAGGGCATCTACGAAGGTGTCGCGCCCGGGGATCCGCAGGATCTGGGCACGCTGTGCGGACCGATCATCTCCGACAAGCAGCGCGGGCGCATCCGCGGATACATCGACAAGGGCGTCGAGGAGGGTGCGACCCTGCTCGTCGGAGGTGCCGAGGCTCCCGACGGCATGGACAGGGGATTCTTCGTCAAGCCAACACTTTTCGTCAACGTCGACAACGCGATGACCATCGCTCAGGAGGAGATCTTCGGCCCGGTGCTCTCGGTGATCCCGTTCGACGACGAGGACGACGCGGTGCGCATCGCCAACGACAGTCCGTACGGCCTGGCGGGCAACGTAATGGCCGGGACGCTGGACAGGGCCCTGTCAGTGGCCAGGCGACTACGCGCCGGATTCATCGGACTCAACGGCACCGCCGGGTACGGCGCTGACACGCCGTTCGGTGGCTATAAGGCCAGCGGTATCGGACGCCAGAACGGTGTCGCCGGGTTCGACCAGTACACCGAGATCAAGTCCGTCGCCTATCCGGCCGGTTCGTAG
- a CDS encoding cytochrome P450, which produces MTDFETVDFFTDAALVPDPYPYFDHLRSKCPVAQATPFNVLAVTGYDEALAVYKDPAFSSCVSVAGPFSGMPFGPGESDDVSELIEQHRAAVPMAEHITSQDPPLHTRTRGLLNKLITPKRLKENEDFMWRLADRQLDTFLDRGSCEFLSAYAKPFSLLVIADLLGVPVEDHEEFKAVFAMETVGELGKDAPTSHNPLEWLNEKFYSYIEDRRRSPREDVLTELAQAKHEDGSTPDIEDVMNLSTFLFAAGTETTTKLVSSAVRFIADNADFEKKLRDDRSMIPAFLEETLRMESPVKSHFRMARTTTKIGDVEVPAGTTVMLLPGACNRDERKFADPNIFRPDRPNVREQIAFIRGAHSCPGAPLARAEGRISLNRILDRMTDIAISTEHHGPADDRRFTYEPTFIMRGLSELHITFTSLG; this is translated from the coding sequence GTGACCGATTTCGAAACCGTCGACTTCTTCACCGATGCGGCTCTTGTTCCCGACCCGTATCCGTATTTCGATCATCTACGGTCCAAATGCCCGGTGGCACAGGCGACCCCGTTCAATGTGCTCGCCGTGACCGGTTACGACGAGGCGCTCGCCGTCTACAAGGACCCCGCGTTCTCCTCCTGCGTATCGGTCGCCGGCCCGTTCTCGGGTATGCCCTTCGGGCCGGGGGAATCCGACGACGTCAGCGAGCTGATCGAACAGCACCGCGCCGCTGTGCCGATGGCCGAACACATCACGTCGCAGGACCCGCCTCTGCACACCCGCACCCGTGGCCTGCTGAACAAGCTCATCACGCCCAAACGCCTCAAGGAGAACGAGGACTTCATGTGGCGGTTGGCAGACCGGCAACTCGACACCTTCCTCGACAGGGGAAGCTGTGAATTCCTGTCCGCCTACGCCAAACCGTTCTCGCTGCTGGTGATCGCGGACCTTCTCGGTGTGCCGGTCGAGGACCATGAGGAATTCAAAGCGGTCTTCGCCATGGAGACAGTCGGCGAACTCGGCAAGGACGCGCCGACGTCGCACAACCCCCTGGAGTGGCTCAACGAGAAGTTCTACTCCTACATCGAGGATCGCCGACGCTCTCCCCGGGAGGACGTGCTGACCGAGCTGGCGCAGGCCAAGCACGAAGACGGCTCGACTCCCGATATCGAGGACGTCATGAATCTGTCGACCTTCCTGTTCGCGGCCGGCACCGAAACGACCACGAAACTAGTCAGCTCCGCGGTCCGGTTCATCGCCGACAACGCCGACTTCGAGAAGAAGCTCCGCGACGACCGCAGCATGATCCCCGCCTTCCTCGAGGAGACGTTGCGGATGGAAAGCCCCGTCAAATCCCACTTCCGGATGGCGCGCACCACCACCAAGATCGGCGACGTCGAGGTGCCCGCGGGGACGACGGTGATGCTGCTGCCCGGCGCCTGCAACCGTGATGAACGGAAGTTCGCCGATCCCAACATTTTCCGGCCTGACCGCCCGAACGTTCGCGAGCAGATCGCGTTCATCCGCGGCGCCCATTCCTGCCCCGGCGCGCCGTTGGCCCGGGCGGAAGGACGGATCTCGTTGAACCGGATTCTCGACCGGATGACCGACATCGCGATCTCCACCGAACACCACGGTCCCGCCGACGACCGTCGCTTCACCTATGAGCCGACCTTCATCATGCGTGGGCTCAGCGAACTGCACATCACGTTCACCTCGCTCGGATGA
- a CDS encoding cytochrome P450 has product MQLLFEDLEDFGEFDDFVSGDVRDPYTELARLRREEPVQKIEIPGIPGQEGKPIVMVYRYEEAQQMLRDNETFSSAIIIQAFGDVFGKHVMLGMDEPEHGRHRALVAKAFSQKALARWEDTLVTPIGNALIDRFAGRGRVDLVKEFNFPYPTLIIAGLLGLPQDDYAQFQKWSISLLSFTINPERGREASLALADYFRPILAARREEPRDDLISRLGAAEIDGEKLSDEEIFSFLRLLLPAGVETTYRSLGNLLFGLLSNPEQLDAILADRSLIPQAIEEAVRWEPPLSMITRIASRDTELGGVHIPEGSSVMPVLGAANRQDERFPQPDQFDIFREAKANIGWGHGVHVCLGMHLARLEMRVALNLLLDRLPNLRLDPEADEAYIRGQVFRSPTALPIVFDPAVSP; this is encoded by the coding sequence ATGCAACTGTTGTTCGAGGACCTCGAGGACTTCGGCGAGTTCGACGACTTCGTGTCGGGCGATGTGCGCGACCCCTACACGGAACTGGCGAGGCTGCGTCGCGAAGAACCGGTCCAGAAGATCGAGATCCCGGGTATCCCTGGGCAAGAAGGTAAGCCGATCGTCATGGTCTACCGCTATGAAGAAGCCCAGCAGATGCTGCGGGACAACGAGACGTTCTCGTCGGCGATCATCATCCAGGCGTTCGGGGATGTGTTCGGTAAGCATGTGATGCTCGGAATGGACGAACCCGAGCACGGCAGGCACCGGGCCCTGGTGGCGAAGGCGTTCTCGCAAAAGGCCCTGGCCCGTTGGGAAGATACGCTGGTGACCCCGATCGGCAATGCGCTGATCGACCGCTTCGCCGGCCGGGGACGTGTCGACCTCGTCAAGGAGTTCAACTTCCCGTATCCCACGTTGATCATTGCCGGGTTGCTGGGCCTGCCGCAGGACGACTACGCGCAGTTCCAGAAGTGGTCGATCTCGCTGCTGTCGTTCACCATCAACCCCGAGCGCGGGCGGGAGGCGTCTTTGGCGCTGGCCGACTACTTCCGGCCCATCCTGGCGGCGCGACGCGAGGAACCGCGCGACGACCTGATCAGCCGGCTCGGCGCGGCCGAGATCGACGGGGAAAAGCTCTCCGACGAAGAGATCTTCTCGTTCCTGCGATTGCTGCTGCCCGCGGGTGTGGAGACGACGTACCGGTCGCTGGGGAACCTGTTGTTCGGGTTGTTGTCCAACCCCGAACAGCTCGACGCGATCCTGGCCGACCGGTCGCTGATACCGCAGGCGATCGAGGAAGCGGTGCGTTGGGAGCCGCCGCTGAGCATGATCACCCGGATCGCGAGCCGCGACACCGAACTCGGCGGGGTCCACATCCCCGAGGGTTCGTCGGTGATGCCGGTGCTGGGCGCGGCCAACCGGCAGGACGAGCGCTTCCCACAGCCCGATCAGTTCGACATCTTCCGCGAAGCCAAGGCGAACATCGGCTGGGGCCACGGCGTGCACGTCTGCCTGGGCATGCATCTGGCGCGCCTCGAGATGCGCGTCGCGCTCAACCTCCTGCTGGATCGGCTGCCCAACCTGCGGCTGGACCCCGAAGCCGACGAAGCCTACATCCGCGGGCAGGTGTTCCGGTCTCCGACCGCGCTGCCGATCGTGTTCGACCCCGCGGTCAGCCCGTGA
- a CDS encoding ATPase family protein associated with various cellular activities (AAA) yields the protein MQVKPPRPYYVPVANEEQVFKAAYKQGLSIALKGPTGCGKTRFVEAMAHDLDRPLITVACHDDLTTADLVGRFLLRGGETEWVDGPLTRAVRDGAICYLDEVVEARQDTTVVLHPLADHRRQLPIERLGVTLEAAPGFCLVVSYNPGYQSVLKDLKDSTRQRMVAIEFGFPTTDVEEKIVASEAGIAHDRAAELVRLGHAIRRLETGGLREVASTRVLIAAGRLIAEGLAPRDAARAAIAGPLTDDATVTRGLVEMIDAYLVDQAPGD from the coding sequence ATGCAGGTGAAGCCACCGCGGCCCTACTACGTGCCCGTCGCGAACGAGGAGCAGGTCTTCAAGGCCGCATACAAGCAGGGGCTTTCCATCGCACTCAAGGGCCCGACGGGCTGTGGCAAGACGCGGTTCGTCGAGGCGATGGCCCACGACCTGGATCGTCCGCTGATCACCGTCGCCTGCCATGACGACCTGACCACCGCCGATCTCGTCGGCCGGTTTCTGCTACGCGGCGGTGAGACCGAGTGGGTCGACGGGCCCCTGACCCGTGCGGTCCGCGACGGTGCGATCTGCTATCTCGACGAGGTCGTCGAAGCCCGGCAGGACACCACCGTCGTGCTGCACCCGCTGGCCGACCACCGCAGACAACTGCCGATCGAACGGCTGGGGGTCACGCTGGAAGCGGCGCCGGGGTTCTGTCTGGTCGTCTCCTATAACCCGGGCTACCAGAGCGTGCTGAAGGATCTCAAGGACTCCACAAGGCAGCGGATGGTTGCGATCGAATTCGGTTTTCCCACAACAGACGTCGAAGAGAAGATCGTCGCCAGCGAAGCGGGCATCGCGCACGACCGTGCCGCGGAACTGGTCCGGCTGGGTCATGCGATCCGGCGGTTGGAGACGGGGGGACTCCGCGAAGTCGCTTCCACGCGGGTATTGATCGCCGCGGGTCGGCTGATCGCCGAAGGTTTGGCCCCACGGGACGCCGCGCGCGCCGCGATCGCCGGCCCGCTCACCGATGACGCCACCGTGACCCGCGGTTTGGTCGAGATGATCGACGCGTACTTGGTCGACCAGGCTCCGGGTGATTGA
- the fabG_25 gene encoding short-chain dehydrogenase of uncharacterised substrate specificity, which yields MGDERLREEQTMGDERLREEQTMRAERSVVITGASRGLGLASASHLYRCGWRVVAAMRSVDAGMQRLREATGAVPDDPNLVGVTLDLTDTASIEAAAKSIEEAVGAPYALVHNAGISAAGMVEETPVNLWEQMFATNIFGPVGLTRALLPSMRDAGRGRIVLVSSQGGVRGMPATAPYSAVKGALERWGESMAAEIAPFGIGVTILVTGTYDTEIITDAGTTDCRDLTGPYAPHHRTMDKRGRAAMRMAARSPDKFAEGLAEALDSSKPFVKRPVGPDARMLLIANRVFPSAGLHQMIRLMMGIPRFGALRGSRDHG from the coding sequence ATGGGTGATGAGCGCTTGCGCGAAGAACAGACAATGGGTGATGAGCGCTTGCGCGAAGAACAGACAATGAGGGCTGAGCGCAGCGTCGTCATCACCGGCGCCTCGCGGGGGCTGGGGTTGGCATCGGCGTCTCATCTGTACCGGTGCGGCTGGCGGGTCGTCGCGGCCATGCGGTCCGTCGATGCCGGCATGCAACGGCTGCGTGAGGCGACCGGCGCGGTGCCGGACGATCCGAACCTGGTCGGTGTCACGCTCGACCTCACCGACACCGCCTCGATCGAGGCGGCGGCCAAGTCGATCGAGGAGGCGGTCGGCGCCCCGTATGCGCTGGTGCACAACGCCGGCATTTCGGCGGCGGGAATGGTCGAGGAGACACCGGTGAATCTGTGGGAGCAGATGTTCGCGACCAACATCTTCGGTCCCGTCGGATTGACCAGGGCGTTATTGCCGTCCATGCGCGATGCCGGGCGCGGTCGCATCGTGCTGGTGTCGAGCCAGGGTGGTGTGCGCGGAATGCCTGCCACCGCACCGTATTCGGCCGTCAAGGGCGCGTTGGAACGCTGGGGCGAGTCGATGGCCGCCGAGATCGCGCCGTTCGGCATCGGCGTCACGATCCTGGTGACCGGTACCTACGACACCGAGATCATCACCGATGCGGGAACCACCGACTGTCGCGATCTGACCGGTCCCTATGCGCCGCATCACCGCACCATGGACAAGCGTGGGCGGGCCGCTATGCGCATGGCCGCACGGTCGCCCGACAAGTTCGCGGAGGGTTTGGCCGAAGCACTGGACAGTTCGAAACCGTTCGTCAAGCGGCCGGTCGGCCCCGACGCGCGAATGTTGTTGATCGCCAACCGGGTGTTCCCGTCGGCCGGGCTGCACCAGATGATCCGGCTGATGATGGGCATCCCGCGGTTCGGCGCGCTACGAGGGAGCAGAGACCATGGCTGA
- a CDS encoding short-chain dehydrogenase: MTDLRFDDRVVVVTGGGRGIGRGHALLLAAKGACVVVADNGAQIDGRACGSRPADSVVDEIAKAGGRAVACSVSVAEESGAQAVVDTAAETFGRIDAVINNAGVHDPGLFETLSQDRVRKMLDVHYFGTLFVTRAAWPHLAKAGRGRIVNTVSEAMLGGIPELTSYGAAKGAVWGLTRTLATEGVGHGIGVNAIAPRAYTRMSASQGRQLAELYGMSEDMMAEINASMPPELCAPAAAFLAHESCPLTGEVLLTGMGGVSRLAVVRTQGVWKQPLTAEDIAENLDQIMSVDDAYVTEATRSVL, encoded by the coding sequence GTGACCGATCTGCGCTTTGACGACAGGGTGGTGGTCGTCACCGGCGGCGGCCGTGGGATCGGCCGCGGTCACGCGCTGCTGCTCGCGGCCAAGGGTGCCTGCGTCGTCGTCGCCGACAACGGGGCGCAGATCGACGGTCGCGCATGCGGCTCGCGGCCGGCCGACTCTGTGGTCGATGAGATCGCGAAAGCCGGTGGCCGGGCGGTGGCGTGCAGTGTCTCCGTCGCCGAGGAGTCGGGGGCGCAGGCGGTGGTCGACACCGCAGCCGAAACGTTCGGGCGCATCGACGCGGTGATCAACAACGCCGGCGTCCACGACCCGGGACTTTTCGAGACGCTGTCACAGGACCGGGTCCGCAAGATGCTCGACGTGCACTATTTCGGAACACTTTTCGTCACGCGGGCGGCATGGCCCCATCTAGCCAAGGCGGGCCGCGGGCGGATCGTCAACACCGTATCCGAGGCCATGCTCGGCGGCATCCCCGAACTCACGAGCTACGGCGCTGCCAAAGGGGCGGTCTGGGGGCTGACCCGTACCCTCGCCACCGAGGGCGTGGGCCACGGCATCGGAGTCAATGCGATCGCGCCGCGGGCCTACACCCGCATGTCGGCCTCCCAGGGCCGCCAACTGGCCGAGCTGTACGGCATGTCAGAGGACATGATGGCCGAGATCAACGCGAGCATGCCTCCCGAACTGTGCGCTCCCGCAGCGGCTTTCCTTGCGCACGAGTCGTGCCCGCTCACCGGTGAGGTCCTGCTGACGGGAATGGGTGGTGTCTCACGCCTTGCGGTCGTGCGCACCCAGGGCGTCTGGAAGCAGCCGCTGACCGCCGAAGACATCGCCGAGAACCTCGACCAGATCATGAGTGTCGACGACGCCTACGTGACCGAAGCAACCAGGAGTGTCTTGTGA
- a CDS encoding dehydrogenase of uncharacterised specificity, short-chain alcohol dehydrogenase like protein, with amino-acid sequence MTGKLDGKVAFITGAARGQGRAHAIAMAKEGADIIAVDICRDIPSNPYPLASPEDLAETERAVKEIGRRVVARVADVRERHELREAAEAGVADLGRIDIVVANAGILPMAMGNPDPMGFVDASDVDLVGVMNTVAVALPHLPDGASVIVTGSTAGMIRGTTTSPDMGPGGAGYGWSKRIVMEYVDEMCLHLAPRMIRINAIHPTNCNTHLLQNEGMYGVFRPDLKAEGKTPTREDAEPLFTLFQAMPIPYIEPEDMANLGVFLASDDSRYITGQHIRVDAGSLLKWPNGPGG; translated from the coding sequence ATGACCGGAAAGCTCGACGGCAAGGTCGCTTTCATCACGGGGGCCGCCCGGGGCCAGGGTCGCGCGCACGCGATCGCGATGGCCAAAGAAGGCGCGGACATCATCGCCGTCGACATCTGCCGTGACATCCCGTCCAATCCCTATCCCCTCGCCAGCCCCGAGGATCTCGCCGAAACCGAGCGTGCGGTCAAGGAGATCGGACGGCGCGTCGTCGCTCGGGTCGCCGATGTCCGTGAGCGACACGAACTTCGGGAAGCGGCGGAGGCGGGGGTCGCCGACCTCGGAAGGATCGACATCGTGGTCGCCAATGCCGGCATTTTACCGATGGCGATGGGCAATCCCGACCCGATGGGGTTCGTCGACGCGTCAGACGTCGACCTGGTCGGCGTGATGAACACCGTCGCGGTGGCGCTTCCGCACCTGCCCGACGGTGCGTCGGTCATCGTGACCGGCTCCACTGCAGGCATGATCCGCGGTACCACCACGAGCCCGGACATGGGTCCCGGCGGCGCGGGTTACGGCTGGAGCAAGCGCATCGTGATGGAGTACGTCGACGAGATGTGCCTGCACCTCGCGCCGAGGATGATCCGCATCAACGCCATCCACCCCACCAACTGCAACACCCACTTGTTGCAGAACGAGGGGATGTACGGCGTCTTCCGGCCCGACCTGAAGGCCGAAGGCAAGACACCGACCCGCGAAGACGCCGAACCGCTCTTCACGCTCTTCCAGGCCATGCCGATTCCGTATATCGAGCCCGAAGACATGGCCAACCTCGGAGTGTTTCTGGCCAGTGACGACAGCCGCTACATCACCGGCCAGCACATCCGCGTGGACGCCGGATCGCTGCTCAAGTGGCCCAACGGGCCTGGCGGCTAA
- the kstR2_4 gene encoding transcriptional regulator: MPQRRSSKKGSAPEAPAGRRAPGEARRLLLDAARELFARRDYRSTTTREIAEAAGVTEYLLFRHFGSKAGLFREALVLPFTDFVDDFGKTWQAVIPDKVTEEELTRQFVGRLYDVLIEHRGLLLTLVSSAGLTDDEIDSAGIADIRRALTLLGQISAEGIRLRGLRSDQPDLPAHSTVAMIVGMVALRSTFFGNRPPSREAIVDELVQAILHGFLHRP, encoded by the coding sequence GTGCCCCAGCGACGTTCGTCGAAGAAGGGATCCGCCCCGGAGGCGCCTGCCGGGCGCAGGGCCCCCGGCGAGGCCCGGCGGCTCCTGCTCGACGCCGCCCGTGAACTGTTCGCGCGCCGGGACTATCGCAGCACCACCACGCGGGAGATCGCCGAGGCGGCAGGCGTCACCGAATATCTGCTGTTCCGGCATTTCGGCTCCAAAGCGGGGCTGTTTCGGGAAGCCCTCGTTCTCCCGTTCACTGACTTCGTCGACGACTTCGGGAAGACCTGGCAGGCCGTCATACCCGACAAGGTCACCGAGGAGGAACTGACCCGGCAGTTCGTCGGCCGCCTCTATGACGTGCTCATCGAGCATCGCGGCCTTCTGTTGACCCTTGTCTCCTCGGCCGGCCTCACCGACGACGAAATCGACAGCGCCGGTATCGCCGATATCCGTCGGGCGCTCACGCTGCTCGGCCAGATCAGCGCCGAAGGTATCCGCCTGCGCGGGCTGCGTTCGGATCAGCCCGATCTTCCCGCGCACTCGACGGTCGCGATGATCGTCGGGATGGTGGCGCTGCGTTCGACCTTCTTCGGCAACAGACCGCCGTCGCGCGAGGCGATCGTTGACGAACTCGTGCAGGCGATCCTGCACGGATTCCTGCACCGGCCTTAG
- a CDS encoding membrane protein has product MLLRRSAVGAGVLVGAILFGAAPAAADPPNCTAADLAGVMSGVSAGTSSYLFTHPEVNAFFTGLKGKPRDQMTQEIKAYLDANPRVRDELRAVRQAAFDFRARCDVAMPDLPMG; this is encoded by the coding sequence ATGTTGTTGCGACGCAGTGCTGTCGGCGCCGGAGTGCTCGTCGGCGCGATCCTCTTCGGTGCCGCACCCGCCGCCGCCGATCCGCCGAACTGCACGGCCGCCGACCTGGCCGGCGTCATGTCCGGAGTCTCGGCGGGCACATCGTCATACCTGTTCACGCATCCGGAGGTGAACGCGTTCTTCACCGGCCTGAAAGGCAAGCCCAGGGACCAGATGACGCAGGAGATCAAGGCGTACCTCGACGCGAATCCGCGGGTCCGCGACGAGCTGCGGGCGGTCCGGCAGGCCGCGTTCGACTTCCGGGCGCGCTGCGACGTTGCGATGCCCGACTTGCCGATGGGCTAA
- a CDS encoding amino acid/amide ABC transporter substrate-binding protein, HAAT family, giving the protein MSYESTAEPIKFGYLMDFKLPDLYPQEMKEDLSNPFELIFAEAVENGVIDRPIEIIYKEVEGLPKGSVKAVIDAYGELVDEGCLAVFGPHITDNCVPTREAIEERFRVPALSVTGSDAWLGEWTFAFPQGSLTDEPIFWADLLAKGGHHEVGVLMEQSLVGETYVKNFRNACRRKGIRIVAEVAIAQTAQDVSEAVRTLYEAKAQAVVHAGFGFGIVFVNPALEELGWDPPRFTSTAFQNAWINPIMWNAFMGWTGVDQYDEGNPVGQRFLDKYQEKFGRRPEYCVPVVNCDVATALLRACSDAHPLSPRGVKEALERVKMMPAAAGAPGTRVSFGNWTRRAWMGAGYLVARRLDADGVNSHLVDRFGEE; this is encoded by the coding sequence ATGTCCTACGAGAGCACCGCGGAACCGATCAAGTTCGGGTACCTCATGGACTTCAAGCTGCCCGACCTCTACCCGCAGGAGATGAAGGAAGATCTGTCCAATCCCTTCGAGCTGATATTCGCCGAGGCGGTTGAGAACGGCGTGATCGATCGGCCCATCGAGATCATCTACAAGGAGGTCGAGGGGCTGCCGAAAGGTTCGGTCAAAGCGGTGATCGACGCCTACGGCGAACTCGTCGACGAGGGGTGCCTCGCGGTGTTCGGCCCGCACATCACCGACAACTGCGTGCCGACCCGCGAGGCCATCGAGGAGCGGTTCCGGGTGCCCGCGCTCAGCGTCACCGGCAGCGACGCGTGGTTGGGGGAGTGGACGTTCGCGTTTCCGCAGGGTTCTTTGACCGACGAGCCGATCTTCTGGGCGGACCTTCTGGCCAAGGGCGGACACCACGAGGTAGGCGTCCTCATGGAGCAGTCACTGGTCGGCGAGACATACGTGAAGAACTTCCGGAACGCGTGCCGTCGCAAGGGGATCCGGATCGTCGCCGAAGTCGCGATCGCGCAGACGGCCCAGGATGTCTCGGAAGCGGTGCGGACTCTGTACGAAGCCAAGGCGCAGGCCGTGGTGCACGCCGGTTTCGGGTTCGGCATCGTGTTCGTCAACCCTGCTCTGGAAGAACTCGGCTGGGATCCACCGCGCTTCACCAGCACGGCTTTCCAGAACGCGTGGATCAACCCGATCATGTGGAACGCGTTCATGGGGTGGACGGGCGTCGACCAGTACGACGAGGGCAACCCTGTCGGCCAGCGGTTCCTCGACAAGTACCAGGAGAAGTTCGGCCGCAGGCCCGAATACTGTGTGCCCGTGGTGAACTGCGACGTCGCCACAGCGTTGCTTCGCGCGTGCAGCGATGCGCATCCGCTGAGTCCGCGCGGTGTCAAGGAGGCCTTGGAACGCGTCAAGATGATGCCCGCGGCCGCGGGGGCGCCGGGGACCCGCGTCTCGTTCGGCAACTGGACGCGCCGGGCGTGGATGGGCGCCGGGTATCTGGTCGCCCGAAGGCTGGACGCCGACGGCGTCAACTCTCATCTCGTCGACCGCTTTGGTGAGGAGTGA